The Lepeophtheirus salmonis chromosome 13, UVic_Lsal_1.4, whole genome shotgun sequence genome segment aatctataataataaataatatttattttaagtaaaaaactGTGAGATTTAGGtagatatttgtttatattcagTTGATGAACTGAATTTCTGCTGTTTTACACAGAAGAAAAGAAGGCTGCCAATTCATCTGGCCGGACTAGTTctttataaacaaactataaataatgtaatattttctttgctcGCCCGTAAATGAGACAGAGAGCTAGAGGGAGCTAAGTACGtactaactaaataaataaactactaAAGAACAGAGATTGACGTcccaaaataaaaaggaaaagagagGGAAAAACACGGGTGTTTGAACGCAAAACGATTATTTTCAGAGGGATAActattatcatttatcaatattaatgtaAAGAGAAAAATCCCATATGGACTCGACTTGTGAATCATTAGATGTGACAGAGGATCCCTTCAACTACGTTCCCTTAACCCTTAGCAAGAAATCCAAGCTGAAAGAGCGGAAGAAAGCGAAGAAGAAGAAATCCTCtaaaaaaagggcaaaaatcTCGGATGAAAACATCAACAAGAACAAGGGTAAATAAGAGCTTTGGAATCTTATTCTAATTTCCTGTTGATGGAGTCTTTATCTTTTACATCATGTAGATATTAATGGGCAAGGTGTGCCCTACAATGAGAATAAAGTGCGATGTCCTCAATGTGGAATGCCTTGGACATGTCTGAAACCTTACGAAAGAGTGGGCATGCACAATGGCTTTTGCTCTGTTCAACTCACGCGTCCTGAAGATCGAGAACTCATTCCGGAGTGTCCAGAGGGATCCAATTGTGTAAATACCATGGCATTACACTATGAGCTTAGAAGGTTAATTCACAATCATGTCAAAAGTTCCTTGTACAAATTAGGGTTTTATAGGATTCGGATCTCAATCtataaatattgaagataagaaaattttaaaagtgtttaaGTTCCATGACTGCattaatatataagtttttcatGAGTTTTGATTATTGTAATTCAAAGCAATAGTTCGATAAGTCGTAAAAATATCCTGAGTAATTCTAGTTAAGAAAGAGATAATCCATTCGATAGAAATCCCAAAGTGTATACTaacatattttatcataaattattcaacCTTTTGTAATTGTTTAATTCATTCCAGACATGAACACATTATCTGGAAGGAATCTACTTTTCCTTCTTCTAAAAAAGTTGTATCCGACGAGGCTGAAGATGTATTCAATAATAACAGTATTTCTATGGATCAAATAGAACCGAGAGTTATTCAGGGAATTGAAAACTTTATTAGAGTAACATCTAGAAATCCTACTTCAATCAGGAGTTGTTCTAAAAGACTTAGTCCTCATGAAAGTCGACTCAATATTGGGTGTTCACCCACTGTTCCTAGCATGAAAgacaagaaaatgagaaaacttttatCTGAACATCACAAGCCTCTCTtaaatgatgttgttttttctGTTGAAAATACAATGTGTGAGTCCATCGATAATCGACTCACTACTCATAAATTCCTTACTCCAACAAAAGCGGACTTGAGTTGGAAGGGTGCTTCAACTGTTTTTCTACCTCATGATTCTAAATCCATAAATATTGCTAGTTGCGGAACTTCTCACAATGCACTGTTTGAACATGAGTCAGAAGGGTCATCCTTAAGTGGAACAGAGGACACTGATTTTCGCTCGATTGAGTCTGATCCGGTTGTAAAGGATTTTATCAATAATGAAATCGAAAGATACAATATCCATAAATCTCCCCTTGTGCAAGTACATTCTACTCCTTTAAAGAACACTGCATTAAATGATTCGTCAATCAGCAATAAACTTGCTGCTCCCGAAGAAGATAATTCCAATGAAGCCAATAACTCTTTcttaaatcaatcaatttttaaacagTTCATTGATGAggaaattcaaagaaataagaataAGACCCTAAAAACAGTCCAAGAAGACTTGGTCAGTGACAGAGACAGTAATTCTGAAGGGATAACAGAAACACCGATGAAGAATAAGTCTGGAGTGAAAGTAAGTGCCATGTCGAATAA includes the following:
- the LOC121127444 gene encoding uncharacterized protein, which codes for MDSTCESLDVTEDPFNYVPLTLSKKSKLKERKKAKKKKSSKKRAKISDENINKNKDINGQGVPYNENKVRCPQCGMPWTCLKPYERVGMHNGFCSVQLTRPEDRELIPECPEGSNCVNTMALHYELRRHEHIIWKESTFPSSKKVVSDEAEDVFNNNSISMDQIEPRVIQGIENFIRVTSRNPTSIRSCSKRLSPHESRLNIGCSPTVPSMKDKKMRKLLSEHHKPLLNDVVFSVENTMCESIDNRLTTHKFLTPTKADLSWKGASTVFLPHDSKSINIASCGTSHNALFEHESEGSSLSGTEDTDFRSIESDPVVKDFINNEIERYNIHKSPLVQVHSTPLKNTALNDSSISNKLAAPEEDNSNEANNSFLNQSIFKQFIDEEIQRNKNKTLKTVQEDLVSDRDSNSEGITETPMKNKSGVKVSAMSNKKDGDIRLYVTVTDPKLKLQKLEMNIPKSSSNKVINKDFFGGISKPVVKDPLIEMETKRSRFNRCPFYKRISDTSFVVDAFNYGYIPGVSIYFLSHFHRDHYIGLTSSFSKPIVCSLVTARLLRMQFHISDSYIRAFELNMERTVDGSGVTVTLLEANHCPGAVMFLFKFVDGSATLHTGDFRAIPAMEEYPSFWDCQINKLHLDTTYCSPEYDFPAQDFVIKRTVTIVKERLRRDPNTIILVGTYTIGKERIFIAIAEALDKKIFPMVAHKARILSVLDINVLEQRLVQNRKKPDKSFLHVVSVKDARNIEFLRKYRNKFKCTSLLSIVPTGWTRESSSFKVNQKDKGIYLLEVPYSEHSSYSELKRFVQYLNVDSAASVIPTVNIGSYTSRNRLKKNFSVLD